ACATGCCATATTCTGAGATCTGAGATCGCTCCGCCAAATACTCTGTTTGTCCCGGATAGTGATGGCCTGCAGCCTTCCAAGCCGACTTAGCAATGGGACCTGTGACAATGCCATCAAATCGCCCTTCCAGGGCGCCCGTAATCGCAGTAGACAAACACCGAAAACTGGCTGCCCCCGTTTCTGCAGAAGCCTGTCCCCATGGGATAGGAGATAACTTCAATCCCACTTCCAAGAAATCGAGATCATTAGGATTCGCTAGGGTCTCAACAGCATTTAATCCTGCCTGCTGTTGAAGATGCTTATAGGCCGCTTCAAATAAAGACCGCTCCCCAATGACGCGAATATGAGCTGCGCCTTTGAGAAGCGGTGAATTTAAAGCTTTAAGAATAACCTCAGGGCCTATTCCTGCAGGATCACCCACAGGAATGGCAAGCTGGGGTAGAGGATGAGATTCAATCATTGTGATCCATCATCATCCATCCGAACGGAGGAAGAACAGTCCTTCCTTATGCGGGAGAAGTGACTTCTTCCGGTTCCGAGGTTGCTTCATCAGCAGAATCATCATCGGTCTCAACTTGCCCACCTTCCTGTTGAGCCAACATTTGCTGTCGATACCGTTCTGCCATTTCCTCGGCTTTGTCATAAACCAGCTGAGGATTCTTGACCATATCACCCGGCTCAGGCTCTAGCTGCTTAGTAGACAGGGAAATACGACCTCGCTCAGCATCCAAATCAATGATCATCACCTTCAGATCATCATTAACATTGAAAACGCTGTGAGGCGTATCGATGTGATCGTGAGAGATTTCGGAAATGTGGAGCAAGCCACTGACACCACCAATATCAATAAAGGCACCGTAGGGCTTGATACCGCGGACCGTGCCAATTACAACTTCGCCGACTTCCAAACGGTTCATCTTGCGCTCAACCAAAGCTCTCCGATGGCTGAGAACAAGGCGGTTACGTTCTTCATCCACCTCTAGGAACTTAAGAGGTAATTCTTCGCCAATTAAATCTTCTTTGGTCGCTCGAGTACTGATGTGGGAACCCGGAATAAATCCACGCAGTCCTTCAATTCTAACTAGGGCACCACCTCGATTGGTTGCAAATACAGAAGAACGGACCGTTGCATCTTCCGTTTGCAGTTGACGCACCCGTTCCCAAGCGCGCATATACTCAATACGGCGAATGGATAGGGTAAGCTGACCGTCTTCATTCTCATCTGCCAGAATGAAAAACTCACGGGTTTCGTTGGATTGCAACACCTCATCAGGGTTCTCAATCCGATTAATGGACATTTCCTGAATAGGAATGTAGGCTGCAGTCTTTGCACCAATGTCAATCAA
The Acaryochloris marina S15 genome window above contains:
- a CDS encoding 30S ribosomal protein S1 — protein: MVNRETTLPDIGFTHEDFAALLDKYDYHFNPGDVVAGTVFSLEPRGALIDIGAKTAAYIPIQEMSINRIENPDEVLQSNETREFFILADENEDGQLTLSIRRIEYMRAWERVRQLQTEDATVRSSVFATNRGGALVRIEGLRGFIPGSHISTRATKEDLIGEELPLKFLEVDEERNRLVLSHRRALVERKMNRLEVGEVVIGTVRGIKPYGAFIDIGGVSGLLHISEISHDHIDTPHSVFNVNDDLKVMIIDLDAERGRISLSTKQLEPEPGDMVKNPQLVYDKAEEMAERYRQQMLAQQEGGQVETDDDSADEATSEPEEVTSPA